From Synechococcus sp. UW69, the proteins below share one genomic window:
- the recO gene encoding DNA repair protein RecO: MAERRLTGLALKVGPLGEHDRLLSLLSDAEGVSRFAVPGARRPKSSLAAAAPLTLLELQVGGRSGLARVRQLRVLRSFSGLGQKLETLAAAQALCDLCLQLAAQDPVEGLLATMQLHLERLESHRAEPELVLAGTVQACIHLLTLGGYGLPLQTCCITGNPLAPPLGQWDWRCSLLPQDGFAIDEQPGAAIQLNPSELALLQRLTRADLPRRRDGNLMGPPAVWRRLLSVVDIWSRTHLNRPSKALAMLRETLLAGA, encoded by the coding sequence ATGGCAGAACGACGCCTCACAGGACTCGCCCTCAAGGTGGGGCCCCTGGGCGAGCACGACCGCCTGCTGAGCCTGCTCAGTGATGCGGAAGGTGTCAGCCGCTTCGCCGTTCCCGGAGCGCGCCGGCCAAAGAGCAGTCTCGCTGCCGCGGCACCCCTCACCCTTTTGGAACTCCAAGTAGGAGGACGCAGTGGCCTGGCACGAGTGCGTCAACTGCGGGTTCTGCGGAGTTTCTCCGGTCTCGGACAAAAGCTTGAAACCCTGGCTGCGGCGCAGGCTCTGTGTGATTTGTGCCTTCAGCTGGCGGCGCAGGACCCCGTGGAAGGCTTGCTCGCCACGATGCAACTGCACCTGGAACGTCTCGAGAGCCACCGAGCCGAGCCTGAGCTGGTGCTGGCCGGCACGGTCCAGGCCTGCATCCATCTGCTCACCCTCGGCGGTTATGGATTGCCACTGCAAACGTGCTGCATAACGGGCAATCCCCTGGCACCTCCACTGGGTCAGTGGGACTGGCGCTGCAGCCTGCTGCCGCAGGACGGCTTTGCCATCGACGAGCAGCCTGGGGCGGCTATCCAGCTGAATCCCTCCGAACTAGCGCTGCTGCAGCGGCTGACCCGTGCCGATCTGCCCCGACGCCGTGACGGCAACCTGATGGGTCCCCCGGCCGTGTGGCGTCGCCTGCTGAGCGTGGTCGACATCTGGAGCCGGACGCATCTCAACCGCCCGAGCAAAGCCCTGGCCATGCTGCGGGAGACGCTGCTGGCAGGTGCGTGA
- a CDS encoding MFS transporter: MSGPSLSTPEPALPTGSNPEGKRGLEAVLRLNDFRKLWLGQIFSQLADKFYIVLMVFLIDQHLLLKGQGNGVLVEMASDYGLDISTRTQVITLLATGIFVANTIPAMVLGTVAGVWADRWPKRRVMVASNALRALLVVFAPICLLSGPIWLGLPWGYWGLVGMTFLESILTQFFAPSEQATIPVVVPGEHLLAANSLYQATSMGATILGFALGEPILRTLHSSLASLGIDGGEFLLLPLCYGLAALSLSRLKLQEAPKPASNTSVWTEIGEGLQVLRRVPSVRGAMIHLVLLYSLLAALYVLALQLAALIDNLGPSGFGALLAMSGLGMAIGAVVIAQLGHRFSRRRLTATGLGTITWTLVLLSQLQGSLIFTLSLCGILGIGAALVAIPAQTTIQEETPETERGRVFGLQNNLINIALSLPLVLAGTLVSSIGLQPVLWMLAGLALVAALIERPWQRC; this comes from the coding sequence TTGAGCGGACCCAGCCTGTCCACGCCTGAACCCGCTCTGCCCACCGGCAGCAATCCCGAAGGGAAACGCGGGTTGGAAGCCGTGCTTCGACTGAACGATTTCCGCAAGCTGTGGCTGGGCCAGATCTTTTCCCAACTTGCGGACAAGTTCTACATCGTGTTGATGGTCTTTCTGATCGATCAACACCTGCTGCTGAAGGGGCAGGGCAATGGCGTGCTGGTGGAGATGGCGTCGGATTACGGCCTGGACATCAGCACACGCACTCAGGTGATCACCCTGCTTGCAACAGGCATCTTTGTTGCCAACACCATCCCCGCCATGGTGCTTGGGACGGTGGCTGGGGTCTGGGCTGACCGCTGGCCCAAGCGTCGGGTCATGGTGGCCAGCAATGCCCTGAGAGCCCTTCTCGTGGTGTTCGCACCGATTTGTCTCCTCTCAGGCCCGATTTGGCTCGGGCTTCCCTGGGGCTACTGGGGGCTGGTGGGAATGACCTTCCTTGAGTCGATCCTGACCCAGTTTTTCGCCCCCTCTGAACAGGCCACCATTCCCGTTGTGGTGCCTGGGGAACACCTCTTGGCCGCCAACTCCCTCTATCAAGCCACCAGCATGGGAGCCACGATCCTGGGCTTCGCCCTGGGGGAACCAATCCTTCGAACGCTGCACAGCAGCTTGGCGTCCCTTGGCATCGATGGCGGCGAGTTTCTGTTGCTTCCTCTTTGTTACGGCCTCGCCGCCCTCAGCCTGTCGCGCCTGAAACTTCAAGAAGCCCCCAAGCCCGCCTCCAATACCTCGGTGTGGACAGAGATCGGTGAAGGGCTGCAGGTGCTGCGACGGGTTCCCTCCGTACGGGGCGCCATGATTCATCTGGTGCTGCTCTACAGCCTGTTGGCGGCGCTCTACGTGCTCGCGCTTCAGCTCGCTGCCCTGATCGACAACCTGGGCCCCTCGGGGTTTGGCGCACTCCTGGCCATGAGTGGGCTGGGAATGGCGATCGGAGCCGTCGTGATCGCCCAACTGGGACATCGGTTCAGCCGACGTCGACTCACAGCGACAGGCCTGGGAACCATCACCTGGACGTTGGTGCTGCTCAGCCAACTTCAGGGCTCCCTGATCTTCACCCTGAGCCTTTGCGGCATTCTCGGAATTGGAGCAGCTCTAGTAGCGATTCCCGCTCAGACCACCATTCAGGAGGAAACCCCCGAAACAGAGCGGGGAAGAGTGTTCGGACTCCAGAACAACTTGATCAACATTGCCCTGAGTCTGCCGCTCGTTCTGGCAGGGACCCTGGTGAGCAGCATTGGCCTGCAACCAGTGCTGTGGATGCTGGCTGGATTGGCACTGGTTGCGGCTTTGATCGAACGACCGTGGCAACGCTGCTAA
- a CDS encoding 2-deoxyribose-5-phosphate aldolase has translation MADPAQELPDLPPRLDQAILDPLLTRDQLQTLSDSGVQEGVRAICTTPRQLPLLRERLGGTDSGPRLVAAIGFPFGAIPANLKLAEAEWCAAHGAQELDVVPDFLALANGDSGAFAEELSALCDLGLPVRTILDMARLETEQLELAVEAAIDAGAAGLQTGNGFGPACHPDQIRQLKQLSRKRCAIKAAGGIHSLSHVSELLLAGADLLGTSSAPALLQAQRRPAA, from the coding sequence ATGGCTGATCCAGCCCAAGAGCTCCCCGACCTACCGCCAAGGCTTGATCAGGCGATCCTGGACCCGTTGCTGACCCGAGACCAACTCCAAACCCTTTCTGACTCCGGGGTGCAGGAGGGCGTGCGTGCCATCTGCACCACTCCGCGGCAGTTGCCGCTGCTGCGTGAGCGACTCGGTGGCACCGACTCGGGCCCTCGCCTGGTGGCTGCCATTGGCTTCCCGTTCGGTGCTATTCCCGCCAATCTCAAGCTGGCGGAAGCGGAGTGGTGTGCCGCCCATGGAGCCCAGGAGCTCGATGTCGTTCCAGACTTCCTTGCCTTGGCAAACGGCGATTCAGGAGCATTTGCCGAAGAGCTCTCTGCTCTCTGCGACCTGGGGCTTCCTGTGCGGACCATCCTCGACATGGCACGTCTTGAAACGGAACAACTGGAGCTGGCCGTGGAGGCCGCCATTGATGCAGGCGCTGCTGGTCTGCAGACCGGAAACGGCTTTGGTCCGGCGTGTCATCCCGATCAGATCCGTCAGTTGAAGCAGCTGAGCCGCAAACGCTGCGCGATCAAAGCAGCCGGTGGTATCCACAGCCTCAGCCATGTGAGTGAACTGTTGTTGGCGGGGGCCGATCTACTGGGCACCAGTAGCGCCCCTGCTCTGCTTCAGGCCCAACGCCGCCCCGCTGCCTGA
- the hpf gene encoding ribosome hibernation-promoting factor, HPF/YfiA family codes for MKLLIHGRNLEITPALRDYTQTKLERATAHFDGAVREADVHLSVARNPRVPQQTAEVTVFANGTVIRAQERSENLYASIDLAAGKLARQLRRWKERHSDHHHSHGHSASHTPSTDVVNDDIPVEDSLLQGRQPELPDPGVRRKYFAMPPMSLDDARRQLDLIDHDFYLFREKDSDQLQVIYRRNHGGYGVIQARD; via the coding sequence ATGAAGTTGCTGATCCATGGTCGCAACCTCGAGATCACGCCTGCATTGCGGGACTACACCCAAACCAAACTGGAGCGGGCCACAGCGCACTTCGATGGTGCTGTGCGGGAAGCGGACGTCCATCTCTCGGTAGCCCGCAACCCCCGCGTCCCGCAGCAGACTGCCGAAGTGACGGTCTTCGCCAACGGAACCGTGATCCGAGCCCAGGAACGGAGTGAAAACCTCTACGCCAGCATCGATCTGGCCGCTGGCAAACTCGCCCGCCAGCTGCGCCGCTGGAAGGAACGCCACAGCGATCACCACCACAGCCATGGCCACAGCGCCAGCCACACCCCCAGCACGGATGTCGTCAACGACGACATCCCGGTTGAGGACTCCCTGTTGCAGGGGCGACAGCCGGAACTGCCGGATCCGGGTGTCCGACGGAAATATTTCGCCATGCCACCGATGAGCCTGGACGACGCTCGTCGCCAGTTGGATCTCATCGACCACGACTTCTATCTTTTCCGCGAGAAGGACAGTGACCAACTGCAGGTGATCTATCGACGCAACCATGGGGGATATGGCGTGATTCAGGCTCGTGACTGA
- a CDS encoding acireductone dioxygenase, whose product MSRLSIFPDETAQDAPNGLLPELESGDPAVIQAELQRRGIGFEQWPADQPLPEGADQASILEVYAAAIARVQRDGGYATVDAIRMTPDHPDRETLRCKFLEEHTHAEDEVRFFVEGCGLFVLHIGSEVLSVLCEQGDLIRVPAGTRHWFDMGQRPRFCAVRWFNNPEGWVAQYSGSTIAQRFPRLD is encoded by the coding sequence ATGAGTCGTCTCAGCATCTTTCCAGACGAAACAGCGCAAGATGCCCCGAATGGGCTTCTACCCGAGCTGGAGAGCGGTGATCCAGCGGTGATTCAGGCGGAACTTCAGCGCCGGGGCATCGGTTTTGAGCAATGGCCCGCCGATCAGCCCCTTCCTGAGGGTGCTGATCAAGCCTCCATCCTTGAGGTTTATGCCGCAGCCATTGCCCGGGTTCAGCGCGATGGCGGCTACGCCACGGTCGATGCGATTCGGATGACCCCAGATCACCCCGATCGCGAAACCCTGCGTTGCAAGTTTCTTGAGGAGCACACCCATGCTGAAGACGAGGTGCGCTTTTTTGTGGAAGGGTGCGGCTTGTTTGTGTTGCACATCGGTTCTGAGGTGCTCAGCGTGCTCTGTGAACAGGGCGATTTGATTCGTGTTCCGGCAGGGACCCGTCATTGGTTTGATATGGGCCAGCGCCCCCGGTTCTGTGCCGTGCGTTGGTTCAATAATCCTGAGGGATGGGTGGCTCAGTACAGCGGCAGCACCATCGCCCAGCGTTTTCCCAGGCTTGACTGA
- the lipB gene encoding lipoyl(octanoyl) transferase LipB, translated as MPVVIGKLDTAHDSAHPQRAFLFEPDHPVRFDAAWSAQQRWQSSLLADSLAPEAVWILQHEPCYTLGRGASEEHLHFDPVDPPAPLYRIDRGGEVTHHLPGQLVAYPVLDLRRRTPDLHWYLRQLEQVVLDVLLELGLEGQRLPGLTGLWLDNRKVAAIGVGCRRWITQHGLALNVDCAMQGFEQVTPCGLTGRAVGRLADWLPGLTMAEVQPLLRQALAHRFGLVWEDEAR; from the coding sequence GTGCCGGTTGTCATCGGCAAGCTAGATACGGCGCACGATTCGGCCCACCCCCAGCGTGCATTTCTTTTCGAGCCCGATCATCCGGTTCGGTTCGATGCGGCTTGGTCAGCGCAACAGCGCTGGCAGAGCAGTCTTTTGGCTGACTCGTTGGCGCCCGAGGCGGTCTGGATTCTTCAGCATGAGCCCTGCTACACCCTCGGCCGCGGCGCGAGTGAGGAGCACCTGCATTTTGACCCTGTCGATCCACCCGCACCCCTTTACCGGATTGATCGGGGCGGTGAGGTCACCCATCACCTCCCCGGTCAGTTGGTGGCTTATCCGGTATTGGACCTTCGGCGGCGCACTCCCGACTTGCACTGGTATTTGCGTCAGCTGGAGCAGGTCGTGCTGGATGTTCTGTTGGAGTTGGGCTTGGAGGGTCAGCGTTTGCCGGGATTGACAGGCCTCTGGTTAGACAACCGCAAAGTCGCCGCCATCGGTGTTGGCTGTCGCCGCTGGATCACCCAGCACGGCCTGGCCCTAAACGTGGATTGCGCGATGCAGGGGTTTGAGCAGGTCACCCCCTGTGGTCTCACCGGTCGTGCTGTGGGAAGGCTGGCGGACTGGTTGCCGGGACTAACGATGGCTGAGGTGCAGCCGCTGCTGCGGCAGGCCCTGGCCCATCGCTTCGGTCTGGTCTGGGAGGACGAAGCGAGATAG
- a CDS encoding glycosyltransferase family 4 protein has translation MAQIAWLGKKSPFCGNVSYGISTTDALRRRGHQVHFIHFDNPRSPERDNTSLLANDPDVSLPYLVKSQVYTIPSPGAQRELRESLERLQPDLVHASLTLSPLDFRLPELCQQLGVPLVATFHPPFDAGLRNLTAGTQQLTYQLYAPALARYDRVIVFSQLQADFLERLGVPADRLTVIPNGVDTDRWCPTAPGTLSLMHQQVRQRLGRERIVLYMGRLATEKNVEALLRAWRLVSPEGCRLVIVGDGPLRNSLMNQFNDDRILWWGHEPDQDTRVALLQCAEVFILPSLVEGLSLALLEAMATGTACVATDAGADGEVLEQGAGIVLSTQGVTTQLRTLLPVIRDQPVLTAELGRQARIRALERYTISRNIDALEQLYSDLMLRSRVAA, from the coding sequence TTGGCGCAGATTGCCTGGCTCGGCAAGAAGTCTCCCTTCTGCGGGAATGTGTCCTACGGGATCAGCACCACCGACGCGCTGCGGCGTCGCGGGCATCAGGTGCACTTCATCCATTTCGACAACCCGCGCAGCCCTGAGCGCGACAACACGTCACTGCTGGCCAACGACCCTGACGTCAGCCTGCCCTATCTGGTCAAATCGCAGGTTTATACGATTCCCTCTCCTGGAGCACAAAGGGAGCTGAGGGAATCACTCGAACGGCTGCAGCCTGACCTGGTTCACGCCAGCCTCACCCTTTCGCCTCTGGATTTCCGTCTGCCGGAGCTCTGTCAGCAGCTAGGCGTCCCCCTCGTCGCCACCTTTCATCCCCCCTTTGATGCGGGCCTACGCAATCTGACGGCGGGAACCCAACAGCTCACCTACCAGCTGTATGCACCGGCTCTGGCCCGCTACGACAGGGTCATCGTGTTCTCGCAGCTTCAGGCGGATTTCCTGGAGCGCCTCGGCGTTCCTGCAGATCGTCTGACAGTGATCCCGAATGGTGTTGACACCGACCGCTGGTGTCCAACAGCCCCAGGGACCCTTTCGCTGATGCATCAACAGGTTCGGCAGCGGCTGGGCCGAGAACGAATCGTGCTTTATATGGGGCGATTGGCGACGGAGAAGAACGTCGAGGCCCTGCTGCGTGCCTGGCGTCTTGTCTCCCCAGAGGGGTGTCGACTGGTGATCGTGGGCGACGGACCGCTTCGCAACAGCTTGATGAACCAGTTCAACGACGACCGGATTCTCTGGTGGGGCCATGAGCCGGACCAGGACACCCGGGTTGCCCTGCTCCAGTGCGCTGAGGTCTTCATCCTCCCGAGCCTTGTCGAAGGCCTGTCGCTGGCCCTGCTAGAGGCGATGGCCACCGGAACAGCCTGCGTTGCCACCGATGCGGGTGCCGATGGCGAGGTCTTGGAGCAAGGAGCGGGGATCGTGTTGAGCACGCAAGGAGTCACCACCCAGTTGCGCACCCTGCTCCCAGTGATCAGAGACCAGCCGGTGCTGACAGCAGAACTGGGCCGGCAAGCCCGCATCCGCGCGCTGGAGAGGTACACGATTTCACGCAACATCGACGCCCTCGAACAGCTTTATTCAGATCTGATGCTGCGCAGCAGGGTCGCCGCCTGA
- a CDS encoding L,D-transpeptidase has product MVVRSCLALNLLALLSVPCSAAEMDLASASTSPSTPPSTGESVLVLNRTMRSLTHTRDPIWSLRLETPGEPVQHFDAVSGRAHRQNADRHRSGTRAPLPAGRYSLGPVEALGPADPSELGPIWIGIEPEFPTGRGHLGIHLDPSANRNANSGTLGCVGLIRWEDMQALAGLVQRRNVRTLVVNE; this is encoded by the coding sequence GTGGTCGTTCGGTCTTGTCTCGCCTTGAATCTGCTGGCGCTGTTATCGGTGCCCTGTTCTGCGGCTGAGATGGATCTGGCCTCTGCATCCACTTCCCCATCCACTCCCCCATCCACTGGTGAGTCGGTTCTGGTGCTGAACCGCACCATGCGATCGCTCACACACACTCGAGATCCCATCTGGAGTCTTCGTCTGGAAACTCCTGGCGAGCCTGTGCAGCACTTTGATGCCGTCAGCGGTCGAGCCCACCGTCAGAACGCCGATCGTCATCGGTCCGGCACCCGTGCGCCGCTTCCTGCTGGTCGTTACAGCCTCGGGCCGGTGGAAGCCCTGGGTCCCGCTGATCCGAGCGAGCTCGGGCCGATCTGGATCGGGATTGAACCGGAGTTTCCAACAGGGCGAGGACATTTGGGCATTCATCTCGATCCCAGCGCCAACCGCAATGCCAACAGCGGCACGCTCGGCTGTGTGGGGTTGATTCGCTGGGAGGACATGCAGGCCCTGGCGGGCCTTGTGCAGCGCCGTAACGTCCGAACATTGGTGGTGAATGAGTAA
- a CDS encoding isoprenylcysteine carboxylmethyltransferase family protein, producing MFSDWGFSWGGWLDNRRGEWWLLAQLLLITAHLLPVWPSPASFGLLIWPLPLFGLGLLLLALGLFRAIGALRSLGASLSPLPAPKLSNQLIATGAYTICRHPLYRALLLCSAGVVLATGSLLHLLLLFSLAVVLRGKARFEEEGLRAVHPNYTQYAAVTPAIVGWMPGLDWR from the coding sequence ATGTTCTCGGATTGGGGCTTCAGTTGGGGTGGCTGGTTGGACAACCGCCGCGGTGAGTGGTGGCTTCTGGCTCAGCTGCTGCTGATCACGGCCCATCTGCTCCCTGTCTGGCCTTCCCCGGCCAGCTTCGGTCTGTTGATCTGGCCCTTGCCCTTGTTTGGGCTTGGCTTGCTGTTGCTGGCTTTGGGTCTGTTTCGGGCCATCGGGGCCCTGCGCTCGCTTGGGGCCAGCCTCTCGCCGCTGCCGGCGCCCAAGCTGTCGAATCAACTGATCGCTACTGGGGCTTACACCATCTGTCGGCATCCTCTGTACCGGGCCCTGTTGCTTTGTTCAGCAGGTGTTGTGCTGGCCACCGGCAGCTTGCTGCATCTGTTGCTCTTGTTCAGTCTGGCGGTGGTGCTGCGGGGGAAAGCCCGCTTTGAGGAGGAGGGGTTAAGGGCGGTGCATCCGAATTACACCCAATACGCCGCGGTTACTCCGGCGATTGTCGGCTGGATGCCTGGTCTCGACTGGCGCTAA
- the cobI gene encoding precorrin-2 C(20)-methyltransferase encodes MTGGLTLVGVGPGDPSLLTLAAVEAIRQAQVVAYPVGRPGADSMAARIATDWIRSDHQCLPLLFPMVEAAEPRRAAWETAAQQLQNIVRSGQRVALLCEGDASLFASCSYVLLAILQEWPDCPVTVIPGITSCSAAAAAGLWPLALQQDQLLVRPCPDTPEELGVVLDTAATTGQVLALLKLGRRWSWVQPLLRQRSLLDQALFAERVGWPEQRICSADAVDAEPRPYFSLLLIRQGWPDVLP; translated from the coding sequence ATGACTGGGGGTCTCACGCTGGTGGGAGTCGGCCCGGGCGATCCATCTCTGCTGACCCTCGCCGCCGTTGAGGCCATCCGCCAAGCGCAGGTGGTGGCCTACCCGGTCGGACGACCGGGAGCCGACAGCATGGCCGCCCGCATCGCCACCGATTGGATCCGCAGCGACCATCAGTGCCTGCCGCTGTTATTCCCGATGGTGGAGGCCGCCGAGCCACGTCGAGCCGCGTGGGAGACGGCGGCGCAACAGCTGCAAAACATCGTCCGTTCTGGCCAGCGAGTTGCGCTGCTGTGTGAAGGCGATGCGTCTCTGTTTGCGAGCTGCAGCTATGTCCTGCTGGCCATTCTCCAGGAGTGGCCCGACTGTCCCGTCACGGTGATTCCCGGTATCACCTCGTGCTCCGCCGCGGCCGCTGCCGGCCTCTGGCCCCTCGCCCTGCAGCAGGATCAATTGCTGGTGCGCCCCTGCCCCGACACCCCTGAAGAGCTGGGGGTGGTTCTGGACACCGCCGCCACCACAGGGCAGGTGCTCGCCCTGCTGAAACTGGGGCGACGCTGGAGTTGGGTGCAACCCCTGCTGAGGCAACGCTCGCTGCTGGATCAAGCACTGTTCGCCGAGCGAGTCGGTTGGCCGGAACAACGCATCTGTTCAGCGGATGCCGTTGATGCCGAACCGCGCCCCTACTTCTCACTACTGCTCATTCGTCAGGGATGGCCTGATGTGTTGCCCTAA
- the proC gene encoding pyrroline-5-carboxylate reductase, with amino-acid sequence MAQALVLPLLESGRIPAHQLLAVVGGSGSLEKRRLELPAGIGLVAADDPSAPKVWTAPVQLLAVKPQQLDSVAAAAPPVTDRPLLISVLAGVSLARLQHLFPGHCCVRAVPNTPALVGAGLTALAWGEGIAPAQRDQVQQLFADVGEVLELAEAKLDAFLALTSSGPAFVALVAEAMADGAVAAGLPRDLALRLSHRTLAGTAELLDRRDLHPAQLKDMVTSPAGTTIAGVRALERIGLRSALIEAVIAAAERSRELA; translated from the coding sequence ATGGCTCAGGCCCTTGTGCTTCCACTTCTGGAGAGTGGTCGGATTCCGGCTCACCAGCTGTTGGCCGTTGTTGGGGGGAGCGGCTCCTTGGAGAAACGCCGCTTGGAGTTGCCCGCTGGCATCGGACTGGTTGCTGCTGACGATCCTTCAGCTCCCAAGGTTTGGACCGCACCGGTCCAGTTGCTTGCGGTGAAGCCGCAGCAATTGGATTCCGTTGCAGCAGCAGCTCCACCCGTCACGGATCGGCCGCTGCTCATTTCTGTTTTGGCGGGAGTGTCTCTGGCTCGCTTGCAGCATCTGTTTCCTGGCCACTGCTGTGTGAGGGCGGTGCCCAATACCCCTGCGCTGGTGGGAGCCGGTTTGACGGCTTTGGCCTGGGGTGAAGGGATCGCTCCAGCGCAACGGGATCAGGTGCAGCAGCTATTCGCCGATGTGGGCGAAGTGCTTGAGCTGGCTGAAGCCAAGCTTGATGCCTTCTTGGCGTTGACTTCCTCGGGTCCAGCCTTTGTGGCTTTGGTGGCTGAGGCCATGGCTGATGGAGCGGTGGCTGCTGGTCTGCCAAGGGATCTGGCGTTGCGGCTGAGCCACCGAACCCTGGCTGGAACGGCTGAACTGCTGGATCGTCGCGATTTGCACCCTGCCCAGCTCAAGGACATGGTCACTTCACCGGCGGGAACGACGATTGCTGGCGTTCGTGCCTTGGAACGTATCGGTCTGCGCTCCGCCTTGATCGAAGCTGTCATCGCAGCCGCGGAACGCAGTCGGGAGCTGGCTTAG
- a CDS encoding AMP-binding protein has translation MTASWSPIARETDALQRHAHVQTLPRVDAVWPWLADRFGGIAAVDAPHAAHPESFNFGELAARIATAAAAFRRHGVNDGDVVALFAENSPRWLVADQGLMRAGAADAVRGASAPVEELRYILLDCQATALVVQNADVWGRLDLPPDQRALLRFVLQLEGEPAEGTIGWEMFLSSGAGCDPVRPAGGREAVATVLYTSGTTGQPKGVPLTHANLLHQMSSLACVAYPEPGAPVLSVLPIWHAYERSASYYFLSCGCTQTYTTIKQLKKDLPRVRPIAMATVPRLWEAVQAGFEDVLKTFPPSRQRLLRAALANSAAQRNAMRTARNLLLDPVSASGRLRAFGSAALRWPMHALASALIWPKLRRQLSGGQLAYPISGGGAIAPHIDAFFEAVGIELLVGYGLTETSPVVSCRRPWRNIRGSSGLPMPQTEFRIVDPDNGQPLGFRQRGRVMVRGPQVMAGYLGKPEASAKVLDAEGWFDTGDLGMLLPDGSVALTGRAKDTIVLSSGENIEPGPLEEALMASPLIEQVMLVGQDERQLGALIVPREEAILAWAAEAGVTVAQDLGGQPGEPALLKLLMRECNRLLKQRAGSRGDERLTGVVLVSLFSIENGLLTQTLKQRRDRITSRDQHLIDALYGR, from the coding sequence ATGACGGCCAGCTGGAGCCCGATAGCCCGCGAGACGGATGCTCTGCAACGTCACGCCCATGTTCAGACGTTGCCAAGGGTTGATGCGGTTTGGCCCTGGCTCGCTGACCGCTTTGGGGGCATTGCTGCCGTGGATGCGCCCCATGCGGCTCATCCCGAAAGCTTTAATTTCGGCGAACTGGCTGCGCGCATCGCCACCGCTGCCGCTGCATTTCGGCGCCATGGCGTGAACGATGGCGATGTGGTGGCTCTTTTTGCTGAGAACAGCCCCCGCTGGCTTGTGGCCGATCAAGGCTTGATGCGTGCCGGCGCCGCTGATGCTGTGCGCGGGGCCTCTGCCCCAGTGGAGGAGCTGCGTTACATCCTTCTGGATTGCCAGGCGACAGCCCTGGTTGTTCAAAACGCAGACGTGTGGGGTCGTCTGGACCTTCCCCCAGACCAACGGGCTCTGTTGCGCTTTGTGCTTCAGCTGGAAGGGGAGCCAGCCGAGGGGACTATCGGCTGGGAAATGTTCCTGTCGTCGGGTGCTGGATGTGATCCCGTTCGCCCGGCTGGGGGGCGAGAGGCCGTCGCAACTGTTTTGTACACCTCCGGGACGACCGGGCAGCCCAAGGGGGTCCCATTGACCCACGCCAACCTGCTGCATCAGATGAGCTCACTGGCTTGCGTGGCCTATCCCGAGCCCGGTGCTCCGGTGCTGAGTGTGCTGCCCATCTGGCATGCCTACGAGCGCAGCGCCAGCTACTACTTTCTCTCCTGCGGTTGTACGCAGACCTACACAACCATCAAGCAACTGAAGAAGGATCTGCCGCGGGTCCGGCCGATTGCGATGGCCACCGTCCCCCGGCTGTGGGAGGCAGTTCAAGCCGGATTTGAGGATGTGCTCAAGACCTTCCCTCCGTCTCGACAGCGCTTGCTTCGGGCGGCGTTGGCCAACAGTGCTGCCCAGCGCAACGCCATGCGAACGGCTCGCAACCTCCTGCTCGATCCGGTTTCAGCCTCCGGACGGTTGCGTGCCTTCGGTTCTGCTGCGCTGCGCTGGCCCATGCATGCTCTGGCTTCGGCCCTGATCTGGCCCAAGCTGCGGCGCCAGCTCAGTGGTGGTCAGCTTGCCTATCCGATCAGCGGTGGCGGTGCCATCGCTCCTCACATCGATGCGTTCTTTGAAGCCGTGGGGATTGAACTGTTGGTGGGTTACGGCCTTACGGAAACCAGCCCTGTGGTGAGTTGTAGGAGGCCTTGGCGCAACATTCGTGGCAGTTCGGGGCTACCCATGCCACAGACCGAATTCCGAATTGTGGATCCCGACAACGGTCAGCCTTTGGGCTTCCGGCAACGGGGTCGGGTGATGGTGCGGGGTCCCCAGGTGATGGCGGGTTATCTCGGGAAGCCTGAGGCCAGTGCCAAAGTTCTTGATGCAGAGGGTTGGTTCGACACCGGTGATCTGGGCATGCTCCTGCCGGATGGTTCCGTAGCACTCACCGGTAGGGCCAAGGACACCATCGTGTTGAGCAGTGGCGAGAACATCGAGCCAGGCCCGTTGGAAGAGGCCTTGATGGCCAGCCCCCTCATCGAGCAGGTGATGTTGGTGGGTCAGGACGAACGCCAGCTCGGTGCTTTGATCGTGCCTCGTGAGGAGGCGATCCTTGCCTGGGCGGCAGAAGCCGGAGTGACCGTTGCTCAAGATCTGGGCGGCCAGCCTGGAGAACCGGCCCTGCTCAAACTCTTGATGCGCGAATGCAACAGGTTGCTGAAGCAGAGGGCTGGATCTCGGGGAGATGAGCGCTTGACCGGGGTGGTGCTGGTGAGTCTCTTCAGCATCGAGAACGGACTTTTGACCCAGACCCTGAAGCAGCGTCGTGATCGCATCACCAGCCGCGATCAGCACTTGATCGATGCTCTCTACGGACGTTGA